The genomic stretch CACGGTCCAGATGAGCGATGTGAAAAACGAAGGCGTGGTTGCCTCCAGCTCCTGGGGCTACATGGTCAATGGCCTCAAGGCCGAGAACCAGCCAGTGGCCTCGACCATTCCCAAGGAGGGCGCGACCGGCTGGGCCGACACCACCATGCTGCACGCCGAGGCCAAGCACCCCAATTGCGCCTACAAATGGATGGACTGGTCGTTGCAACCTAAGGTGCAAGGCGATGTGGCAGCCTGGTTCGGCTCGTTGCCGGCTGTGCCGGCGGCGTGCACCGCCAGCGAGCTGCTGGGGGCCGAGGGCTGCAAGACCAACGGCTTCGACAACTTCGACAAGATTGCCTTCTGGAAAACACCGCAGGCCCAAGGGGGCAAGTTCGTGCCTTACAGCCGCTGGACCCAGGACTACATTGCGATCATGGGTGGTCGCTGAGGTTGTCTGAATGCCTGTGCCGGCCTCTTCCCGGGCAAGCCCGTTCCCACAGGTTCTTCACCTGATGCAAGGGTGACGCTCCACCTGTAGGAGCGGGCTTGCCCGCGAAGAGGCCGGTACAGGAGAAATATTCATTCCTGGAGTCCACGCATGCCCCTAGCCGTCCAGTTCACCCAGGTTTCCCGCACCTTCGGCGAGGTCAAGGCCGTCGACCAGGTCAGCATCGACATCATCGATGGCGAGTTCTTTTCCATGCTCGGCCCTTCCGGCTCAGGCAAGACCACCTGCCTGCGCCTGATCGCAGGCTTCGAGCAACCCTCCAGTGGGTCGATCCGCATCCAGGGGATCGAGGCTGCTGGCATGCCGCCCTACCAACGTGACGTCAACACTGTGTTCCAGGACTATGCGCTTTTCCCGCACATGAACGTGCTGGACAACATCGCCTATGGCCTGAAGGTAAAAGGCGTGGGCAAGGCCGAACGCCACAGCCGCGCCGAGGAAGCCCTGGCCATGGTAGCCCTGACCGGCTATGGCGCGCGCAAACCGGCACAGCTGTCTGGCGGCCAGCGTCAGCGCGTGGCCCTGGCCCGGGCGTTGGTCAACCGGCCGCGGGTGCTGCTGCTGGATGAGCCACTGGGCGCACTGGACCTGAAATTGCGCGAACAGATGCAAGGCGAGCTGAAAAAGCTGCAACGCCAACTGGGCATCACCTTCATCTTCGTCACCCACGACCAGACCGAAGCGCTGTCGATGTCCGACCGGGTCGCGGTGTTCAACCGCGGCCGAATCGAACAGGTCGACACCCCGCGCAACCTGTACATGAAGCCCAGCACAACCTTCGTTGCTGAATTCGTCGGCACGTCCAACGTGGTGCGGGGCGAGCTGGCCATGCAGCTCAACGGCAGCCTTGCGCCCTTCTCCATCCGCCCCGAGCACATTCGCCTGGGCGACCCGGTAGTGACCAGCCATGAGGTACAGGTCAGCGGCGTGCTGCGTGATGTCCAGTACCAAGGCAGCGCCACCCGCTACGAACTGCAGCTGGACAACGGCCAACTGCTGGCAGTCAGCCAGGCCAATGACCGCTGGCAGAAGCAGATACAGGCCTGGCAGCCCGGGCAAAGGCTGCAGGCGCACTGGCCCCGCGAGGCCATGACAGTGCTGCAGGAAACCGAGGACCGCTGAGATGAGCACACTGCGCAGCTTGTCCAACCTGCTGTACCGGCGCCCCAACCTGTACCTGGCACTGCTGTTGATCCCGCCGCTGACCTGGTTCGGCGCGATTTACCTGGGCTCGCTGCTGAACCTGCTGTGGCAGGGCTTCTATACCTTCGACGACTTCACCATGGCGGTGACCCCGGACCTGACCCTGGGCAACTTCGCCGCGCTGTTCAACCCGTCGAACTTCGACATCATCCTGCGCACCCTGAGCATGGCGGTGGCGGTGTCGCTGGCCAGCGCGGTACTGGCCTTCCCCATCGCCTACTACATGGCGCGCTACACCAGCGGCAAGACCAAGGCTTTTTTCTACATCGCGGTGATGATGCCCATGTGGGCCAGCTATATCGTCAAGACCTATGCCTGGACCCTACTATTGGCCAAGGGCGGCGTGACCCAATGGTTCGTCCAGCAGCTGCATCTGGATGGCCTGCTGCAAGCAGTGCTGGCCGTGCCGGGCGTGGGCGGCAGCACGCTGTCGACTTCGCACCTGGGGCGCTTCCTGGTGTTCGTGTATATCTGGCTGCCGTTCATGATCCTGCCGATCCAGGCCTCGCTGGAGCGCTTGCCACCGTCGCTGCTGCAGGCTTCGGCAGACCTGGGCGCCCGGCCAGGGCAAAC from Pseudomonas putida encodes the following:
- a CDS encoding ATP-binding cassette domain-containing protein is translated as MPLAVQFTQVSRTFGEVKAVDQVSIDIIDGEFFSMLGPSGSGKTTCLRLIAGFEQPSSGSIRIQGIEAAGMPPYQRDVNTVFQDYALFPHMNVLDNIAYGLKVKGVGKAERHSRAEEALAMVALTGYGARKPAQLSGGQRQRVALARALVNRPRVLLLDEPLGALDLKLREQMQGELKKLQRQLGITFIFVTHDQTEALSMSDRVAVFNRGRIEQVDTPRNLYMKPSTTFVAEFVGTSNVVRGELAMQLNGSLAPFSIRPEHIRLGDPVVTSHEVQVSGVLRDVQYQGSATRYELQLDNGQLLAVSQANDRWQKQIQAWQPGQRLQAHWPREAMTVLQETEDR
- a CDS encoding ABC transporter permease subunit, producing MSTLRSLSNLLYRRPNLYLALLLIPPLTWFGAIYLGSLLNLLWQGFYTFDDFTMAVTPDLTLGNFAALFNPSNFDIILRTLSMAVAVSLASAVLAFPIAYYMARYTSGKTKAFFYIAVMMPMWASYIVKTYAWTLLLAKGGVTQWFVQQLHLDGLLQAVLAVPGVGGSTLSTSHLGRFLVFVYIWLPFMILPIQASLERLPPSLLQASADLGARPGQTFVQVILPLSIPGIAAGSIFTFSLTLGDFIVPQLVGPPGYFIGSMVYAQQGAIGNMPMAAAFTLVPIVLIAVYLAIVKRLGAFDAL